One Methylobacterium sp. 77 DNA window includes the following coding sequences:
- a CDS encoding YncE family protein, translating into MSAMHSILLAALALGLAVPTVEAGPVYVASQGAGALSRIEAGSNSVVASVSVGQGIAQVAAGPDGRLYLTQPDHAGIDVVDGPNTTVLRRLPFPGQAFGTAVSADGASLFVGDWAGGRVVRLSALTGAVDGICAVGRDPAGLVIDRKGRLYVADRESRQVSVLDTARMERIATVSVGEGPFALGLSPSEDRLYVANVRSGDVSVIDTGTLSVTATVTIGGMPYGVATSEDGSLVLVTNQQAGTVAVLDARTLVLKATIPVGRYPEGIAVDGASAFVANWFSDSVSVIDLDSLKETARIPVAEGPRSLVVGRASEAAR; encoded by the coding sequence ATGAGCGCGATGCATTCGATCCTGCTCGCCGCTCTCGCCCTCGGCCTCGCCGTCCCTACGGTCGAGGCCGGGCCGGTCTATGTGGCGAGCCAGGGGGCGGGAGCGCTGAGCCGCATCGAGGCCGGCTCGAACAGCGTCGTGGCCTCGGTCTCGGTCGGGCAGGGGATCGCGCAGGTCGCTGCCGGGCCGGACGGGCGCCTCTACCTGACCCAGCCCGACCATGCGGGGATCGATGTGGTCGACGGACCGAACACTACCGTCCTGCGGCGCCTGCCGTTTCCGGGACAGGCCTTCGGCACCGCCGTCTCCGCCGATGGCGCGAGCCTCTTCGTCGGTGACTGGGCCGGGGGGAGGGTGGTGCGATTGTCGGCGCTGACGGGCGCCGTCGATGGAATCTGCGCCGTGGGCAGAGACCCGGCCGGTCTCGTCATCGATCGCAAGGGCCGGCTCTACGTTGCCGACCGCGAGAGCCGGCAGGTCAGCGTGCTCGATACGGCGCGGATGGAGCGCATCGCGACCGTATCGGTGGGCGAGGGGCCGTTCGCCCTGGGGCTGAGCCCGAGCGAGGATCGGCTCTACGTGGCGAATGTGCGCAGCGGCGACGTCAGCGTCATCGATACCGGCACCCTTTCGGTCACCGCCACGGTGACGATCGGCGGGATGCCCTACGGGGTCGCGACGAGCGAGGATGGTAGCCTCGTTCTCGTCACCAACCAGCAGGCCGGCACGGTGGCGGTGCTCGACGCCAGGACCCTCGTCCTGAAGGCGACGATCCCGGTGGGGCGCTACCCGGAGGGCATCGCCGTCGATGGCGCGTCGGCCTTCGTGGCGAACTGGTTCTCGGATTCGGTGTCGGTCATCGACCTGGATTCGCTGAAGGAGACCGCCCGAATCCCGGTGGCAGAGGGGCCGCGCAGCCTCGTCGTCGGCCGGGCATCGGAGGCGGCGCGATGA
- a CDS encoding vWA domain-containing protein produces MSAIGLVRRNLRDRRFQLLAGAFSLVALTFVARPLSLTRNGVEVLAVLDITGSMNVRDYAGPDGKPASRLETAKAALRDLVASLPCGSRVALGLFTERRPFLMFAPIEVCADFAPLDGAIQAVDWRMAWEGDSRISAGLFRSVEMAAELGTDLVFVTDGQEAPPLPSTGGPTFDGKPGAVRGLIVGAGAYGLSPIPRYNDRGREIGFYGSGDVQQENRFGPPPADAESREGYNPRNAPFGAAAASGTEHLSSVREPYLKTLAQATGLTYAHLDGPSGLGDVLARAATPRPLPGSLDLRPLFGGIALALILVVFAAPLVGAGRSVLVKKV; encoded by the coding sequence ATGAGCGCCATCGGCCTCGTCCGGCGCAACCTGCGCGACCGGCGGTTCCAGCTCCTGGCGGGAGCCTTCAGTCTCGTGGCGCTCACCTTCGTGGCGCGGCCCCTGTCGCTGACCCGCAACGGCGTCGAGGTTCTCGCGGTTCTCGACATCACCGGCAGCATGAACGTGCGCGACTATGCCGGGCCGGACGGCAAACCGGCGAGCCGGCTCGAGACGGCGAAGGCGGCCCTGCGCGATCTCGTCGCCTCGCTGCCCTGCGGCTCGCGGGTGGCGCTCGGCCTCTTCACCGAGCGGCGGCCGTTCCTGATGTTCGCGCCGATCGAGGTCTGCGCCGATTTCGCGCCCCTCGACGGCGCGATCCAGGCCGTCGACTGGCGCATGGCCTGGGAGGGCGACAGCCGGATTTCGGCCGGGCTGTTCCGGTCGGTGGAGATGGCCGCGGAACTCGGCACCGACCTCGTCTTCGTCACCGACGGGCAGGAAGCGCCGCCGCTGCCCAGCACGGGCGGTCCGACCTTCGACGGCAAGCCCGGCGCCGTGCGCGGCCTCATCGTCGGGGCCGGCGCCTACGGCCTGTCGCCGATCCCGCGCTACAACGATCGCGGCCGCGAGATCGGGTTCTACGGGTCGGGTGACGTCCAGCAGGAGAACCGCTTCGGGCCACCGCCGGCCGATGCCGAGAGCCGCGAAGGCTACAATCCGCGCAACGCGCCCTTCGGCGCCGCCGCGGCCTCCGGCACGGAGCATCTCTCTTCCGTTCGCGAGCCCTATCTCAAGACCCTCGCGCAGGCGACGGGCCTGACCTACGCCCATCTCGACGGCCCCTCGGGCCTCGGCGACGTCCTCGCCCGTGCGGCGACTCCGCGCCCGCTCCCCGGAAGCCTCGACCTGCGCCCCCTGTTCGGCGGGATCGCCCTCGCTCTGATCCTCGTCGTCTTCGCCGCCCCGCTCGTCGGGGCCGGCCGTTCTGTCCTGGTGAAAAAGGTCTGA
- a CDS encoding SRPBCC family protein yields the protein MRLALPTTLLAPLATSFLLATTALAHGPTPQKIDQSITIAAKPDAVWAVVGDFAGVSKWHPDVATSTGTGGNASGGRRTVTLKNGGTLDEGLDEWDAGKRSYSYRLGEADLKALPVSSYSASLTVTPEGDGSKVEWIGRFYRGDTGNEPPEDLSDAAGKEAMNLYFGNGLKGLKARLEGKATQ from the coding sequence ATGCGTCTTGCCCTGCCGACCACGCTCCTCGCTCCCCTGGCAACCTCATTCCTTCTCGCGACCACGGCCCTCGCTCACGGCCCGACCCCGCAGAAGATCGACCAATCCATCACCATCGCGGCAAAGCCTGACGCCGTCTGGGCCGTGGTCGGCGATTTCGCCGGCGTCTCGAAATGGCATCCGGATGTGGCGACAAGCACCGGCACCGGAGGCAACGCCTCGGGCGGCCGCCGCACGGTGACCCTGAAGAACGGCGGCACCCTCGATGAGGGTCTCGACGAGTGGGATGCGGGCAAGCGCAGCTATTCCTACCGCCTCGGGGAGGCCGATCTGAAGGCGCTGCCGGTCTCGTCCTACTCGGCGTCGCTCACCGTGACGCCGGAGGGCGACGGCTCGAAGGTCGAGTGGATCGGTCGCTTCTATCGCGGCGATACCGGCAACGAGCCGCCGGAAGATCTGAGCGACGCCGCCGGCAAGGAGGCGATGAACCTCTATTTCGGCAACGGCCTGAAGGGCTTGAAGGCACGCCTGGAGGGCAAGGCGACGCAATGA
- a CDS encoding response regulator transcription factor, whose translation MTAVLVVDDHPVVLRGFRRLMEDAGVETIHEATDIMAAYRIFHRLRPQMVVADLSLQGEGLSGLSLIKRIHKLARDTRILAFSMHNDPVIVSRALESGAIGYVFKDVRTAEFLKAFEAVRAGRSYLDHDLAVEIAVLQAGARRSPLADLSHREREILSLLSRGTSYQSIADTLSIKYRTVLNTCSAMRQKLGVRTLADLIRVAVDQEKRVR comes from the coding sequence ATGACGGCCGTCCTCGTGGTGGACGACCACCCCGTGGTCCTGCGCGGCTTCCGCCGTTTGATGGAGGATGCCGGGGTCGAGACGATCCATGAGGCGACCGACATCATGGCGGCCTACCGGATCTTCCATCGCCTGCGGCCGCAGATGGTCGTCGCCGATCTGAGCCTGCAGGGGGAGGGGCTGTCCGGCCTGTCGCTGATCAAGCGGATCCACAAACTGGCGAGAGACACGCGCATCCTCGCCTTCAGCATGCACAACGACCCGGTCATCGTCTCGCGCGCCCTGGAGAGCGGCGCCATCGGCTACGTCTTCAAGGACGTGCGAACCGCCGAATTCCTGAAAGCCTTCGAGGCGGTGCGCGCCGGACGGAGCTATCTCGATCACGATCTCGCGGTCGAGATCGCGGTGCTGCAGGCGGGGGCCCGCCGCTCGCCCCTGGCCGATCTGAGCCATCGCGAGCGTGAGATCCTCTCGCTCCTCAGCCGTGGCACCTCGTATCAGAGCATCGCCGACACCCTCTCGATCAAGTACCGCACCGTCCTCAACACCTGTTCCGCCATGCGCCAGAAGCTCGGCGTGCGGACGCTGGCCGACCTCATCCGCGTCGCCGTGGATCAGGAGAAACGGGTGCGCTGA
- a CDS encoding vWA domain-containing protein yields the protein MRLSADTPWVLWLMPLAFLPLAVSSQRVTQVSSIAAGPVDGLSRLIGWILRAAGILAIAGLVVALSGPYRTGETITRTGIGAQVSVLVDRSGSMNETFAGRQPSGAEESKAAASRRLLGDFVGSRAHDQFAVTAFSTAPMLVVPMTDRHEAVRAAIAAIDRPGLDYTNVARGLAMALSQFGATGGNVSRALLIVSDGAAVIDPRVQGNLRAEFTRIRPNLYWLFLRTKGSPSIADKPSGEDTPQAAPERHLDLFFKSLGTPYRAFEAEGAEAVAEAIRQIERLERDPIPYTEQRPRRDLSGWAYVLSLIGLLVLVAGKLAEADLSLRRRRGRVDASVVEPGTSRLAT from the coding sequence CTCGAGCCAGCGGGTGACGCAGGTCTCCAGCATCGCGGCCGGTCCCGTCGACGGCCTCTCGCGGCTGATCGGGTGGATCCTGCGCGCCGCCGGAATCCTCGCCATCGCCGGCCTCGTCGTCGCTTTGTCGGGCCCCTACAGAACGGGCGAGACCATCACCCGCACCGGCATCGGCGCGCAGGTCTCGGTGCTGGTCGACCGTTCGGGGAGCATGAACGAGACCTTCGCCGGGCGTCAGCCCTCGGGGGCCGAGGAATCGAAGGCGGCGGCCTCGCGCCGGCTGCTCGGCGATTTCGTCGGCAGCCGCGCCCATGACCAGTTCGCCGTCACCGCCTTCTCGACGGCGCCCATGCTCGTGGTGCCGATGACCGACCGGCACGAGGCGGTCCGCGCGGCCATCGCCGCCATAGACCGGCCGGGCCTCGACTACACCAACGTCGCGCGCGGGCTCGCCATGGCGCTCTCACAGTTCGGAGCCACCGGGGGCAACGTCTCGCGCGCCCTGCTCATCGTCTCCGACGGCGCGGCGGTGATCGACCCGCGCGTGCAGGGAAACCTGCGCGCCGAGTTCACCCGCATCCGGCCCAACCTCTACTGGCTGTTCCTGCGCACCAAGGGCTCGCCGTCCATCGCCGACAAGCCGTCGGGCGAGGACACGCCCCAGGCCGCGCCCGAGCGCCATCTCGACCTGTTTTTCAAGAGCCTCGGCACGCCCTATCGCGCCTTCGAGGCCGAGGGCGCCGAGGCGGTGGCCGAGGCCATCCGCCAGATCGAGCGGCTGGAGCGCGACCCGATTCCCTATACCGAGCAGCGCCCGCGCCGCGACCTGTCGGGATGGGCCTATGTGCTGAGCCTGATCGGCCTTCTCGTTCTGGTCGCGGGCAAGCTCGCGGAAGCGGATCTGAGCCTGCGGCGGAGACGAGGGCGTGTCGACGCCTCGGTCGTAGAGCCGGGTACATCGAGACTCGCCACATGA